Proteins co-encoded in one Brassica rapa cultivar Chiifu-401-42 chromosome A02, CAAS_Brap_v3.01, whole genome shotgun sequence genomic window:
- the LOC103851902 gene encoding adenylyltransferase and sulfurtransferase MOCS3 — protein MEANGGDSSEIVRELRDLKLQKAELEHRISALEAKLQDTAALERSIAVSNGCTVVPKASGTIEHGLEHGLSPDQIYRYSRQLLLPSFGVEAQSNLLKSSVLVIGAGGLGSPALLYLAACGLGRLGIIDHDVVELNNMHRQIIHTEAFIGHPKVKSAAAACRSINSTIKIDEYVEALRTSNALEILSQYDIIVDATDNPPSRYMISDCCVLLGKPLVSGAALGMEGQLTVYNHKGGPCYRCLFPTPPPTTACQRCSDSGVLGVVPGVIGCLQALETIKLASLVGEPLSERMLLFDALSARIRIVKIRGRSSQCTVCGDNSSFNKQQFRDFDYEDFTQFPLFAGPLNLLPQESRITSKEFKEILEKKERHVLLDVRPAHHYKIVSLPDSLNIPLANLEARVDELTSALKEKQEGHGNTGSCTSPSLYVVCRRGNDSQRAVEYLRGWGFDSAKDIIGGLEAWAADVNPSFPTY, from the exons TCGTCCGCGAATTGAGAGATTTAAAGCTACAGAAGGCAGAACTTGAGCACCGTATCTCTGCTCTCGAAGCAAAGCTCCAAGATACCGCGGCGCTTGAACGGTCCATCGCCGTATCTAACGGTTGCACTGTTGTTCCAAAGGCGTCAGGGACAATTGAACACGGGCTTGAACATGGGCTGTCTCCTGATCAGATTTACCGTTACAGTCGCCAGTTGTTACTCCCTTCCTTTGGTGTTGAAG CACAATCAAATCTCTTGAAGTCGTCGGTATTAGTCATCGGAGCTGGAGGGCTTGGTTCGCCTGCATTATTGTATCTCGCTGCTTGTGGCCTTG GTCGACTGGGTATTATTGATCATGATGTTGTAGAACTCAACAATATGCATAGGCAG ATAATACACACTGAAGCATTTATTGGTCACCCCAAAGTGAAatctgctgctgctgcttgTCGCTC GATAAACTCGACAATCAAAATTGATGAATATGTGGAAGCTCTCCGCACATCCAACGCTCTTGAGATCCTCAGTCA ATATGATATCATAGTAGATGCAACAGACAATCCTCCAAGCCGTTACATGATCAGCGATTGTTGTGTTCTCTTAGGAAAG CCTTTGGTGTCAGGTGCTGCGCTTGGAATGGAGGGGCAG CTAACGGTCTATAACCACAAAGGAGGCCCGTGTTACCGTTGCCTGTTTCCAACTCCTCCACCGACAACAGCGTGCCAAAGGTGTTCTGATAGCGGAGTTCTTGGAGTAG tTCCGGGTGTTATTGGCTGTCTACAAGCGCTAGAGACGATTAAGCTCGCGAGCTTGGTGGGAGAACCACTCTCTGAACGGATGCTTCTTTTTGACGCTTTATCAGCAAGAATCCGCATA GTCAAGATCAGAGGCAGGTCATCCCAGTGCACAGTGTGTGGAGACAATTCATCTTTCAATAAGCAGCAGTTTAGAGATTTTGACTATGAGGACTTCACTCAGTTTCCTTTATTTGCG GGCCCGTTGAATCTACTTCCCCAAGAATCAAGAATCACCAGCAAGGAGTTCAAGGAGATCCTTGAAAAGAAGGAACGACATGTTCTTCTCGATGTTCGACCTGCTCATCATTATAAGATTGTCTCTCTCCCGGATTCACTCAACATCCCTCTCGCAAACTTAGAGGCTCGGGTAGATGAGCTTACATCAGCTCTGAAAGAAAAACAAGAGGGACATGGTAACACCGGATCTTGCACAAGTCCGAGCCTCTACGTGGTGTGCAGGCGCGGGAATGATTCACAGAGAGCTGTTGAGTATCTTCGTGGTTGGGGTTTTGATTCAGCTAAAGATATAATTGGAGGACTGGAAGCTTGGGCAGCCGATGTCAACCCCAGCTTCCCTACTTACTAG
- the LOC103851903 gene encoding GDP-L-galactose phosphorylase 2: MLLKIKRVPTVVSNHQKDETAEEEEGEGCGRNILSKCCINVERLPLYTCKPAEENVTFLESLLLGEWEDRFQRGLFRYDVTACETKVIPGKYGFIAQLNEGRHLKKRPTEFRVDKVLQPFDANKFNFTKVCREELLFQFEADMPLDVDNSPNVVAINVSPIEYGHVLLIPRVLDCLPQRIDHKSLLLALHMAVEAANPYFRVGYNSLGAFATINHLHFQAYYLAMPFPIEKAHSLKITTTNDGVRISKLMSYPVRGLLFEGGNSIKELSDDVSNASVCLQNNNISFNILISDSGKRIFLLPQCYAEKQALGGVSSELLDTQVNPAVWEMSGHMVLKRKKDYEGATEEKARSLLAEVSLSEERFKEVNTMIFEAIGCSAEEEEEEELEEESSISGGFIRVNCCISVKEEAVSN; encoded by the exons ATGTTGTTGAAGATCAAAAGGGTTCCAACAGTTGTGTCGAATCACCAAAAAGATGAGACagcggaagaagaagaaggcgaaGGATGTGGTCGGAATATTCTTAGCAAGTGTTGTATAAATG TGGAAAGACTTCCTTTGTATACATGCAAACCTGCGGAAGAGAATGTAACGTTCCTCGAATCTTTACTTCTTGGAGAG TGGGAAGATCGGTTTCAAAGAGGACTATTTCGTTACGATGTTACAGCCTGTGAAACCAAG GTTATACCGGGGAAGTACGGTTTCATTGCGCAGCTAAACGAAGGTCGTCATCTCAAGAAGAGGCCAACAGAGTTCCGTGTTGATAAAGTTCTTCAACCATTCGATGCTAACAAATTCAACTTCACTAAAGTTTGTCGAGAAGAGTTGCTTTTCCAGTTTGAAGCTGATATGCCTTTAGACGTTGATAACTCTCCAAACGTTGTTGCAATCAAT GTGAGTCCTATTGAGTATGGACATGTGTTGCTGATTCCTCGAGTTCTTGATTGCTTGCCTCAAAGGATTGATCACAAAAGCCTTTTGCTTGCTCTTCACATGGCTGTTGAAGCCGCTAATCCGTATTTTCGGGTTGGATACAATAGTTTAGGTGCATTTGCTACTATCAACCATCTTCACTTTCAG GCTTACTACTTGGCAATGCCATTCCCAATAGAGAAGGCTCATTCATTGAAGATCACTACCACCAATGACGGCGTCAGAATCTCAAAGCTCATGAGTTATCCTGTGAGAGGTCTTCTCTTTGAAGGTGGAAACTCCATCAAAGAACTCTCTGATGATGTATCAAACGCATCTGTTTGCCTTCAGAACAACAACATTTCTTTCAACATTCTCATTTCTGATTCCGGAAAACGGATCTTTCTTCTCCCTCAG TGTTATGCAGAGAAACAGGCACTAGGGGGAGTTAGCTCAGAGCTGTTGGATACGCAAGTGAATCCAGCGGTGTGGGAGATGAGTGGTCACATGGTGCTGAAGAGGAAAAAAGATTACGAAGGAGCTACGGAGGAGAAGGCGCGGAGTCTACTGGCTGAAGTCTCTTTATCAGAGGAGAGGTTCAAAGAAGTTAACACCATGATCTTTGAAGCAATTGGTTGTAgtgctgaagaagaagaagaagaagagcttgaAGAGGAGAGTTCGATAAGTGGTGGCTTCATAAGAGTGAATTGTTGCATTTCAGTGAAAGAAGAGGCTGTATCTAATTGA
- the LOC103851901 gene encoding uncharacterized protein LOC103851901 — protein sequence MKKGIHPQMQWISYVTQSGRLMHVMMTRIHHVGKVYHFGAKRQLAQSIGQIAKFKRRFNEQEEEATTHENNIQNQNK from the coding sequence ATGAAGAAAGGAATACACCCACAGATGCAGTGGATCTCTTATGTGACACAGAGCGGTAGATTGATGCACGTCATGATGACTAGAATCCACCATGTTGGCAAAGTCTATCACTTTGGTGCTAAGCGTCAGTTGGCTCAAAGCATCGGTCAGATTGCCAAGTTCAAGCGCAGGTTTAACGAGCAAGAGGAAGAAGCTACCACCCATGAGAACAACATCCAGAACCAGAACAAGTAA